A region of the Ktedonobacteraceae bacterium genome:
AAGGTGTACAGATGTACGAGGAAAACGCCAGGTTTGCTGCTCCCGTAGGGATAATGGCTCGTCCTCGTTGGGGCACAGGACGGGCACCAGGCACCGTCCCTACGGAATTCCCTGATTTGATTGTGAAAAATCATGATTGTCCAGGCATGTTTAAGCCAGCGCTGCCCGCATGCGCTCCAATGCCATCTCGATCCGCTCATCTGGTGCGGTTAGCGAGATGCGCGCGTAACCCTCACCTCTGTCTCCAAAATTTGTGCCGGGAGTGATGAAAACGCCTGTCTTGTCAAAAAGCCAGTTGGCGAAATCGCGCGATGTGAACCCCCTGGGTATACGTGCCCATACATACAACCCTGCTTGTGGTGGCTGCGCACGCATCCCGCATTCGTCGCACCCGGACACCAGCATATCCCGCCTTCGCCTGTAGATGGCATTGCGCTGTTCTATCCAGGACTCTGGCAGGCGCAGGGCCTCGATAGCGGCATACTGGATGGGCCGGAACATTCCACTATCGATATTGCTTTTCAAGCGCCCGACTGCATCTACAAGCTCAGGATTTCCCACCAGTATGCCGGCACGGAAACCCGCCATGTTATAGGTCTTGCTAAGCGAGTGGAGTTCAACCGCGATATCAAAGGCGCCCGGAATTTGTAGGATACTCATAGGGCGAAAATCACCGTAGTAGACCTCGGCATAGGCCATATCGTGAATGATGACCAGGTCGTGACGATGGGCAAACTCCACGGCATGTTCAAAAAAAGCGCGGTCGGCGCACGCCGTTGTCGGGTTATTCGGATAATTTAGCCAGAGCAGGCGCGCCCTCGCTAGCACATCCGCCGGGATACTTTCCAGATCAGGAAGATAGCCATGCTGTTCCAGCAGGGGCAGCATATATGGCTCCGCGCCTATTGTTGTGCAGGCAGTGACATACGCTGGATAATACGGGTCAGGGATAAGCGAAATATCCCCTGGATTGAGTACAGAGGTTGCCACATAGGAAATGCCCTCTTTTGAGCCAAGCAGGGGTAGTATATCGCGTTCGGGTGCCAGTTGCACGTCAAAGCGCCGCTCGAACCATTCTGCGAACGCCTCATGCAGCGCGCGCATACCACGATACTCTGGATAACGGTGATTTTCGGGGTTTTGCAGTGATTCGCATAGGCGATCTATAACGACCTGGGGCGCCGGCAGATCAGGGTCGCCCATCGAGAGGCTGATTACGTCTACGCCTGCTGCTTTACGGTCGGCTATTCTCTTTTTGGCGTCGGCAAAATGATAGGGTGGCAGGTTTTGTATGGTATTGGATAGATGCATCGAAATGGTACTCCTTCATGAAAATGCTCTATCCAATATTCTACTCCACCGGCTCCGCTTCGTACCAGTTTTTACCCGTCTTCAATTCCACTTTGATCGGCACATCCAGTTCCGCCACCCCCTCCATTAAGCGCTTCACCAGCGATTTTGCTCGTTCGAGTTCCTCAACGGGTACCTCGAAGACCAACTCGTCATGCACCTGCAAGATCATGCGCGTCTTCATGCGTCGTTGCTCGATCTCGTGCTGGATACGGATCATGGCAATTTTGATCAGATCAGCGTTCCCACCCTGTATGGGCATATTGATCGCTTCACGTTCGAGGGCCTGCCGTTCGTTGAATGGAAGACCATGCATATCTGGGAAGAAACGCTTTCTCCCAAACAACGTATTCACATACCCCTGCTTGCGAGCTTGATGAAGTGTGCTCTCAACATAATCCTTGATGCGTGGGAAT
Encoded here:
- a CDS encoding LL-diaminopimelate aminotransferase, translated to MHLSNTIQNLPPYHFADAKKRIADRKAAGVDVISLSMGDPDLPAPQVVIDRLCESLQNPENHRYPEYRGMRALHEAFAEWFERRFDVQLAPERDILPLLGSKEGISYVATSVLNPGDISLIPDPYYPAYVTACTTIGAEPYMLPLLEQHGYLPDLESIPADVLARARLLWLNYPNNPTTACADRAFFEHAVEFAHRHDLVIIHDMAYAEVYYGDFRPMSILQIPGAFDIAVELHSLSKTYNMAGFRAGILVGNPELVDAVGRLKSNIDSGMFRPIQYAAIEALRLPESWIEQRNAIYRRRRDMLVSGCDECGMRAQPPQAGLYVWARIPRGFTSRDFANWLFDKTGVFITPGTNFGDRGEGYARISLTAPDERIEMALERMRAALA